GTGCTCCTGGAGCCCATCATGGCCACGGAGGTCGTCACCCCGGAGGCCGCCATGGGCGACGTCATCGGCGACCTGAACGGCCGGCGCGGGAAGATCCTGGGCATGACGCCCCGGCCTGGCGGCGTGCAGGCCATCCAGGCGGAGGTGCCCCTGGCCGCCATGTTCGGGTACTCGACCGACCTGCGCAGCAAGAGCCAGGGAAGGGCGACCTACACCATGCAGTTCAAGCACTACGCACCGGCGCCCAAGTCAGCGCTCAACCCGAGCTACTGACGCCCCGGCCGAAGGGGGAGCCGCCGGGCGAATTCTGTTGACGTTCCAGCGGCTTTGAAGCACACGCAGCACCCTTCGGAAGTTCTCTCGAAGTCCTATACCGCCGGGGTTGCACCGGCGGCGTCGTGAGGAGCGGTTCATGTCCAAGGAAAAGTTCGATCGCAGCCTGCCCCACGTGAACATCGGAACGATTGGGCACGTGGACCACGGCAAGACGTCGCTGACGGCGGCCATCACGAAGGTGCTGGCGAAGACGGGCGGCGC
This genomic window from Corallococcus caeni contains:
- a CDS encoding GTP-binding protein, producing MSKEKFDRSLPHVNIGTIGHVDHGKTSLTAAITKVLAKTGGA